GGTACTGTACTGACGGCCTGAAGTATTTCCAGAAGTGTTTAGTACCTGCTGTAGTGTATTGGTATGCATCCCCTCCTGTGCATTCCCCTGGTAAATAGCATACACATCATTAGCTGTTAGCGAATTAGCTACCAGGGCGACCATCTTGGCGCTGCTGGCAACGCTGCCACCTGCATTGTATCGCAGGTCAAGGATCAATTCATTGATATTGGCAGCCTTTAATTTGGTAATAGCCTGTATCAACTGTCCATCGTTATTCTCTGCAAACGACCGGTAATTGAGGTAACCGGTCACTATGCCATTGGCGCTATATGTGCGCGTATACTGTATGGCATTTTCACCTGCAAAGCCCGGAGCAAGGTTTATCTCCTTTCCTTCCAGCACCGCCCCACCATTATAATCTGCCAGGGTAAGGGTTATGGGCAAACGGCTTTTCAGAATATGCGTTATAGCATTGAGATTTGAACTATTGATGGCCTCGCTATTAACCCGGGTAAAATAGGTTCCCCTCTTAAAACCTGCATTGGCGGCCGCACTGCCTATACTAACATCGGTTACTACCCCCAGGTAGCCTGCTCCGGCGGGCAATTGTAACAAGGCATAATGAAACCCATATATAAAATAGGAATTTGATGCCGGTTGCAGGGAACTCCCATCGCTGATCCACGAAAACCGGTCAGCTACCGACAACAGGGAAGCAAAGAAAGAAGCGGTATTTAAGGAATAATCCGGTGAAGTGTTAATGCTGCTGTTCCAGTAGTAATAACGTTTCATACTATCCAGCACCCATTTATTGATTATTCCCAGGGAATCTGTAGGTATGTAACCACCCGGATAGTCCTTTTTTGAGCAACCGGACAGCATAAATATACTCACAGCAACGATAAAAGTGATAAGGCGTGCACGCATGGTTAAGTGCAAATTAGGCCTGCAATTTTATTATTTCTTTCACAATAAATGGGAACAACTTATTATCTAATCTTTAACTTGTTTATTTACAAAAATAGCGGCTGGTGTGTGGCCCGGCCGCTATACAAGAGATGAAAAGAAAAAACCAAGTGTAACATCTTCTACAATATAAACTTTATTGCAGATGTTATCAGGTTGTAGCTGCAACCTGATAACGATGAACATTGATACACCTTTGTTCATCAAAAGTAAAAATTAATTGTTTAATAACAAAACGGTAATGGATAGGTATATGATAAGGACAGATTACATTATTCTACAATTACGGTTTTGCATGCACCGTTATGTATATCCCAGCGGTATAGAAGGCATCAGGCAGCAGGAGATACCAAAAATAAAGCCTCCCAATCAAATAGATGGGAAGGCCCTACTTTATTATTATTGATAATTTATTTCAATGCATTCTTAATCTCTTCCGCAGCATACCGGATAAGAGATTGTACTTCGGGTATCTGTGACAGCGGGTTCAGCATACCATAATCGTGGATCATGCCCTGGCAGCGGATCAGCGATACGGGTACACCGGCCTGGTTCATTTTTCTGGCGTAGGCTTCGCCCTGGTCGCGCAATATATCGTTCTCAGCTGTTTGCACCAGGGCTGGCGGCAGTCCTTTTAACTGATCGAGTGAAGCGCGTAAGGGCGAAACAAAAATATCTTCGCGATGCGTATCGCTGGCTGTATAATTATCCCAGAACCAGATCATCATATTGCGGGTAAGAAAGCGATCATTGGCAAATTGATGAAACGATTCCGAATCGAAGTTGGCATCGGTAACCGGCCAAAACAAAACCTGGAATTGTAATTCCGGTCCTTTTTTCTCTTTGCACATCAGGGCCACTACAGCGGCCATATTACCCCCTACACTATTGCCCACCACGGCCAGCTTTTTTCCATTTACATTGATGTCCGCGCCATTCTCCGCCACCCATTTGGTAGCCACATAAGCTTCCGTAACGGCCACGGGGTATTTTGCTTCGGGCGATGGCGTATATTCAACAAACACGGCCGCCATGCCGGAATGTACCACCAGGTCGCGCACCAGGCGTTGGTGAGTTGGGAAATCGCCCAGCACCCAGCCGCCGCCATGGAAGAACATAAATGCCGGTAATTCCTTATCCACCCCGGCCGGACGCACCACGTACAATTTAACCGTAAGCCCGTCCTGGGTAATTGTTTTTTCCATCACGTCAATGCCCGATAGGTCAACCGATACCGATTTCTGGGCGCCTACCAGCACCTGGCGGGCTTCCTGCGGCGTCATTTTCTCCATCGGTTTTCCGTCACCACTGTTCAGTGCTTTCAAAAATGCTTTTGTTTGAACCTCAATAGAAGGATCAGTAGCATAGTTAACTACTTCAGCTGTAATTGACATGTCTGTTGGTTTTGAATGTTAACAATAATGAATTAAGCAATGTGATTCTCAGTAACGGGCGACTATGGCTACTTATCAGGCGGGTGCGGAAAAAAGAAAGGACATACAAGGTAGGCATTCAGTCAATGCGAAGAGCAGGTGGCTGCATTAATTTTATATGACTTAAATCAAATTCTTTTACCTGGGGTATAACTGGGTTTGGGGAACCAGCTCCTGTTCCTGGGAAGGGCTTTGCCAGAAGAGGTAGAGGGCCGACCGGTCGTCCTGGTTAAAGTATTCCAGTTTGATGGCGTATTTTTTCCCGGCCTCCAGTTTTATTGCAGGGGAAGTATGCGTTGTGGTATACAGATCGTGCCAGCGATCGATGAGCAGTTTATCATTTACCCATAACCGAACCCCGCCGGCCACTTCAGCAGAAAAAGTATAGTCTTCGGTATATTGAGGTTGTACAAAACCCGTAAAGCGGATGCTGTATTTATTATCTTTTATTTTATAATGAACACCCGTTGCCAGGCCCGGCAGCGGAATGCGCCATTCGGGAAAACTGATCAACGGATCCACGCGCGCTTCCACGGCGGTATCATAATCATTGCCGTTATAATAAACACCTTTCAGCCCTTCGCCATTACCCCATACCAATGGGGCAAAGGCAGAGATGGCTGTTCGTCCGGCCTTTGTAAGCATGTAGGGCTGTCCTTTTATGGGTTGAACCCTTATCACTTCCTCCTTGCCCGCATCGGGCGTAAAATGAATGTCACCACGCAGCTCACATTGCACCACGTCTAGCGATTTCGGCAGATTGGAGCTCGCGTTTTCAATAGCCCCTTTTGTTCCACCTTTGATGATACAGTTACGCAGCAGAATGGGACGTGAACCTTTGGCCGGGCCTTCCACCATCCGGAATGGATAAGGAATTTGCGCCCCGCCATCGAGTGTCAAATTCTCAATGCGCACGCCATTGGCGCCGCTGGCGGCATGGTCTTCAAACACGCTGTTGTATATATAACCACCATTGTAGGTATAGTTGTTTACATAGGCGCCATGGTTTACGCCCACCTTGCAATTGTAGATAGTAGTTTGTTCCAGCACATGGTTCTTGCCATTGTTCTGCCAGCTGCGAATACCGCAATCGGAATTATGCACCACATTGCCTTTAAAGATCCAGGCAGATTCAATGGGCATTTCTTCCCAATCATACGCGGCATTCACGGTTTCCAGCCCCTGCTGACCAGCCACTACATTGCTGTCGCAGCGATTGTCGTCGCCCATGCTCAGCACAAAGGCATGCGTACCAAATGTGGGAGCCCCTTTTGTGTCGATCGAGATAGCGCCCTGCAAGTATTTGGGCGACGCCACCAGGTTATGGGCCCATACGGTGCGATGCGTGGCATCGGGCAGGTCCCACCAAAAGGGCGCTTCCATACAATTGAAGGCGATGTTGTGCGTCATGGTAATGCCATTGCTTACATGCGGCACGTAGGCATGGTTATCTATATCGCGCATCACACAGCCATCGATAACCGATCCATCGCTGCCATCATCACAATGGTGAAAATGCAGGCCATAGCGGCCCAGCACCTGTTCTTTTACGGCAGAACCGCCCTGGTCTTTACGCGGGCCTAAATACCTGAAGGCCACCTGTTGCACCGATTGCGCCACAGAGGAGCGAATAAAAATATGCGACTTACCAGTGGCTGTACCTTCGATGCGCACATTGCGGGTAAGGTTACCTACTTCGGCCGTCCATAAATTATTGATGAGCGGATGAGCGGTAGTCGCCGCATTCAGCAAGATCGCATTCCCTTTTATAGCAGTGATGGTACGAACATCTACATTACGCGCATCAGCTGCCGTTGGCGTGATAATTATTTCATCGCCCACCAGCCAGCCTCCGGCATTTTTAACAGTAATACTAGTAGCGCCCGCAGCAATGGAAGAAGTGGCGTTTGTCCAGCTGGTTTTTCTTTGCCCCTGTAACTGCAACTGCCCCGCTCCCATTACCCACAAGCCAATGTCACTGCTAATCATGTCCATGCCGCTGCCCACCATTTTATCTTCATCGATGCCGGTAAACCGAAGCGTTTGAATGATAGATAGTTTGGCAGGCTGCATTTGCCATTGCCCGGTAACCAGGATGTTTTTGGAAGAACTGATAACAACAGCACGCGTGGGATCAACGATCAGTTTACCCACCACGTGCATTCCAGAAACGGTAACATCCTTATCCACGATCACCGTATTACCCGCTGCAATAACCGGTGCATCGTTTGGCCCCGGCACCTTTCCCCCCCAGGTAGCGGCATTTGACCAGTTACCACTGCGTACACTGGAGATGGTAGCGGTAAAGGTGGCCGCGTTTGCACCACAGGAAATTACAGGACCTGGTGGACGGCTGAAACCGAGCACCAGCATAACGATGTAACAAGCTATTATGAATTGAGATTGCATGGGGTTTGTGTGTATAAAATTACCACATTTCAGGATAGCAACAAGACCTGTCAGGTCCGCTTTATCCGCCCGCCTTATCAGTCTGTTGCTGCGGACCTGACAGGTCGGCCCTCGCTGAAGTAACCTCAACCCCAATTTTTTCAGCTTCACCCCGTTCGCTCAAAATTCACACCTAAACAATTCCATCTTTACCCTAAAAAGTATGAATAAACAATCGCTCCTGTATTGTGTACTGACGTTTTTGACGCTTGGCTTTACGAATTGTAAAAAGAAGACAGACAATCCGCCTGTTACCAATTTTCATTTTTATGATTCGATGCAGCTGGATGGGTATCTCCGTACGTATTTACTGAACCTGCCACCCAATTATAACGACAGCAGTAATTTTCCATTGGTGATCGCCCTGCATGGATTAGCAGGCAGCGCCAGCCAGATGGAGCAGGATTATGGGTTGACTGCCAAATCGAACAGCGCGCATTTCATCCTGGTGTACCCGGAAGGCGTGCAAAGCGATGGCATCCTGGGCATCCGCACCTGGAATGCCGGCACCTGTTGTGATTTTGCCATGCAGCACAGCATCGATGATGTACATTTTATAAAACAACTAATTGCGAAGCTCACCAGTAGTTATAAGATCAATCCCAAAAGGATCTATGTGACAGGCATGAGCAATGGCGCTATGATGACGTACCGGCTGGCCTGTGAGCTTTCTAACCAACTGGCGGCCATTGCACCCGTGAGCGGAACGTTGTTAACGCTGCAGCCCTGTAATGCGGTCAGAGCGGTGCCGGTGCTGCACATCCATTCAGCCATCGACACCAAGGTGCCCTATGCCGGCGGGTATGGACTGGCCAACTATTATTTTCCACCCGTTGACTCTACCCTGCGCGTCTGGGCCGGGATCGACAAATGCACTATAACCCCGCAGGTTATCACAGATGCGAGCCTGTATACACAAACGCAGTACATGAATTGCAGTCCGAACACTACCGTACAATTATACCTCACCAAAGACGGCGGACACTCCTGGCCAGGAGGATTGCCAGCCAGCGTTAATGCAGATCCTCCATCATCAGCGTTTAATGCGACTGATTTGATCTGGAGCTTCTTTAGTCAGTATGAGTTGCCATAATTAGTTCGGAGTTCCAGGTTCAGAGTTCAGAGTTCCAAGTTCAGAGTTCCAAGTTCAGAGTTCCGGGTTCAGAGTTCCAGGTTCAGAGTTCAGAGTTCCGGGTTTAAAGTTCCAGGATTAAAATATCAGGTTACAGGTTGCAGGGATTAGAATTCCCTGTAACTTGCAACCTGTAACATTTTCTTCCAAAATCCGCTACCAGCGCGGGTATCCGATCAGTGCCCATTGATAAAAATTTCGTCGTTTTGGCAAAATTCAAAAATGCACCTTATTAATTTACAGGAAAATACATACTACTGATATAAATATTAAATCCGAGTACCGGGAGGTTTTACATTTACAAAACAAATCCTGACTGACACCAGCGATTCAAGCACACTAACGATTACTTTTAGTATTAACTGATAGATCAAGAGGCAACAACACTTTCAGTTCATTTACCTTAACCTATATTATGAAAAAACAAACACGTGCAGAGATCGATCAGAAAAAAATAATAAAGGCCAGGGAGATCATAGATGCAGAATTTTACAAACCGATAACGCTGGAATACCTCAGCAGGCGCGTGGGCATGAGTCCGAAGAAGCTCGCCGCCGAATTTCCCAAAATATATTATCAAAGCATACAGAAATACCTGACCACGGCGCGTGCACTCACCGGCATGCAATTGTTACTAGAAACCAATCTGCACATTTACGAGATAGCCTGGGAAACCGGCTATGATGTTACCCGTCCGTTCTCAATCATGTTTAAAAAGGTTACCGGGCGGGCGCCATCCATCTGGCGAAAATTACAGCAAAGCAATCCCCCTGGAACAGTCCCTTATATACTACTCAACCGGTAGAACTTCCCCAAAACCAGCGACGCAAATCACATACAGTCCCAACCCGACATGAGATTGTGTGTATTATCTATCATTAAACCAGTTCCAATGCGTAACAGAAAGAAGTTAAAGAAGCATGTAGTGACCGCTATTACTGCGGCGAAAGAAATTTTCGATCACAACCTGGGCGATGAATGCACCGCTTACAAAACAGCCCTGAAGTATGGCGTATGCCGCAATGTGCTGCAAAAGGCATTCAAGGATGAATACGGCGTAGGAATCAGAGATTACCGCTTACGGGTACGAATGGAGAAATCGAAAGACATGCTGGCAGCAGGCAAAGATGCAAAGGAGATCTCCATTACACTGCACTACAGTAACCCCAGTGCATTTAACAATGCATTCAAAAGATACTTCAAGGTAACACCAAAAGAGATGTTCGACTTTACTGAAGGCGATAGTTTTTGTGCTTAATTTTATTGAGCACGATTATGACTACACGTAATTAACCATGAATCAATCAATAGCAATGAAACGTGTGCAAAGTATAAATAAGTTGTGCGAAGTATCAATAGAAATCACTTGACTTTCGCCTTTCGATGACCGTATATTTGATGTATCAAAAGGATGAATGCTCCGGGAGTTGAACCGGAAGATGCAAAGAAGATATAATCACCAATACTTATTGCGAGGAATTACACCATTAGATTGGAGAGCCATTTATTTGTCTAAACAATAAATAGAGCATGGAAACCTTATTCAAAGTTCCGGCAACGACCGGGGCCAACCGGTTTGTGCCGGAGAATGAAATGAATGACAATTATCGCATCAGGCGGTTATCTATTTTTATCCACGCGTACAATGAAGAGAACTCGATTACATCATTCCTCGGCCACATCAATGAAGTAAAGCTGATATGTAATTTAGAAAAGGATGCGATTATTGTGAATAATTATAGCGCAGATAATACCGAAGCGTCATTACGGACCTCTTTCGCAAATACCCCCAACCTTACAAATAGCTACCTCAAGTATATACAGCACGATGTAAATGCGGCTATCCATTCGGGTATCGACCAGACAATGGTCGATTACCCGCTAATTCAGGATGCTGACCTGAAATATGACCCGGGCGAGTATAATACGTTGTTAAAACCAATACTACCCGGTTCGGCAAATGTGGAATACGGCTCAAGATTTATGGGTGGCTGGCAATCCACACCGCATCCCATTCTTCTGGCCTTCTATTGGAAACCACGTGCTTACCTTTTTCTCAAATATGTTCAGCAATTTGAACCTGACTGACATGGAAACCGGTTACAAGTTATTCCGTACCTCCATTATACAATGGATTTATTCTGTCTAACGTGTTAATCACTCATCTTTAGTATTCCCCAAAAACAATAGATCTATTCCGAACTATAAGACATTTTAGTCATCGTCTCAATGGTCATCTAAATAAAAGTAATTCTTATAAAGCTTGTTTTATGAACAGATCCACCTTATCAGACATTACAGTTAAAAAAAATTTCCTTGACCAAACCAATTGGTCGAAAAGGGTAATAATTAACGAAGTAATTGCAATAGCTTTAATATTACTATTCGCTTACGCCGCAATTACAAAAATCCAAGACTACCAAGCGTTTACAGCACAAATAGCAACTTCACCAATTTTAGCTTGGATATCAAAACCGATGGCGATCTTTATCCCAACAGTTGAACTCATAACTTGTTTAGCATTAATTATCCCGAAACTTCGCCTGTATGGTTTGTATGCCTCCTTTGCTTTGATGTTGAGCTTTACATTATATATATCGGCCCTATTTACATTTAGTACAAAGCTACCTTGCAGCTGCGGTGGCATCATAGACGAGTTAGGCTGGAAAAACCATTTAATATTTAACTGCTTCTTTGTATTGATATCTATAATTGGTATAAGACTTGAAAAGGGCTTATTGAAAACAAAACATGAAAAACTTGCCTAATTTACAACGGAATATCGATCATCGTAATCTAAAATACCATCAAGCGAAAAAAAACGAACCAAAATACATCCACTTCTTAAATCAAATATCATTGCTGAATATGCAGCTCATCAATTCCCAACTCAAGCAAACAGATATTACTTGTTTATAGGTTGCTGTTACTCTGATCAAGTCGCAGTAGCCAGCTTATCCAAATTAAGTTTCCAGGCCAGAAATAAACTTTGGATAGATGGGGAAGCCGAAAACCATAAAATCGAGTAGGCGCTAACAATTAAACCTTAAGTTTAGCTTTTTGATTTTAAAAAGCATTTTATTATGAAAAATGTAAAAATAACATTAGGAGCATTGGCATTTTTAACTACTATCGCTACAACATATGCCTTCAAAAAGCTTCCTAGCACCCTATTTATTCAGCAAACTCCTAACTCCTGCGTTGCTATCGCTTGTCATGAAAATGACCAAGATGTAAATCCAGCAACAGGTTTGCCTGAAGATTGCGACATTGCAGGTACAAAATACAGAACACAAGTTAGCTCTACAACTTGTTCTAATCCAGTGACAGTTGCGTTCAAGGCATTCAATTAATCCTTGTCGGATATTTTAAGGGCTGCTTTTTACAAGCAGCCCTTTCATTAGCCAAGCTCTTATATAAATCTTTTTAATCGAAAAATATTCGGAGCAATAATACTAATGCGTCGTAAAGTATTGAATGAAAATTTATGACGTGAATATATAAGTTGAATCAACAGTAGCGACTATAAAATAATTTATATGAATAAAGTTATCCTATTTCCAACCTTGCTTATATATGTTTATCTGATTGGCTGCTTGCAAAAAGGACTCAACCCCAAACTTACGACGTTGAAACCCTTTAATATTCTACTCACAGATAGTACTGTCTGCAATATTAAAAAGCTACCTAATAACGATTTTACAATCCTCATGTATTTTGACCCCAATTGCAAATTCAGTCAACAACAAACAGAAACCATTATTAGAAATATTAAATTATTAAAAAACGTTCATTTTTATTTTTTTACTAATAAATCGTTTATAACGATGAATGAGTTCAAGGAATATTATAAGCTAGGAAACTATAAAAACATAACCGTAGGTAGAGATTATACGAACTATTTTTCCAAGGAATTTTCAGCATATTCATATCCCTGGCTAGTGATATATAATAAACAACAAAAGCTAAAGAAAGTAATAATAGGCGGCACAGACATTGAAACAATTAAAAATTTAACCAGCGCCAATCCCAGTTAATACACTGTTAAATAGAAAGAGAAGTAACAAGTAGATCTATCTTTTAGAAAGGCATCCTCAATTACACCGTTTCTTAGGATAAAGCAGTTCACAATAACATTCTAAATATAATTACAATAAACTTAGTTGTAATTTGATAAAAATCCCTTTACATTTATTTGAAATATTTCACATTTTTAATTTTAGTTACATTATGTACCCGAGTATCTTTCTTAGTTATATGTAATTCCTTTTGACAAATTTTACAATCGCTCCCACAACTTCCATTTAAATCAAGTGTTAATCCAAGATCTTTTCCCTTTTTCATTGCTGGTATTCCTCTAGACATCCATAATGGAACTGCATCCCCCTTTAAATAATGATCAAAAAACTGCGAGAGACGGATAGAATAGTCAATTCTTGGTTCATAATTATATAGTCCGTGTTCCTCTCCATCATATTGAAGCATCCAAGCTTTTTTACCAAGTCTCCTAAGGGCGGTAAACCATTCCACGCCTTGTCCCCACGAAACAGCTTTATCCCCTTTATTATGCAAAATCAAAATTGGAGTCTTAACTTTATTTGCAGAAAAAATAGGAGAGTTTTGAATATATAAGCCCGGATTTTGCCAGAGAGTAACACCAATACGTCCCTGGCTTTTCTCATACATAAACTGTTTGCTTTCATTATTCCAAAGCCCATTATAATCACTAACAAGATCCGACATACCCGCAGCCGGGGCTGCTGCAGCAAAGACATTAGTTTGAGTCACTAAATAATTTGTTTCATATCCACCATAACTAATTCCACTTAATCCGAGTCTTGAACTATCAAACCATGAATACTTTGAAAGATACCTAATAGCAGACACTGTAGAATTGTAGGCACTATATCCGGGCCTTCCTTTAATAAATTTAATTCCCGGCCTAAATACAACGTATCCGTTGCTTACGAAATATGGAATATCTATTTCCCCATTACTCGGCTCGGGATATCGAAAATAATGAAGAAGCCCAGGGTACTGATAAAAATTAAAAATTACTGGGTATTTTAGCTTAGGGTCAAAATTCTCAGGCTTGAATAAGATTCCCTCGTTTTCATTCCCATCAAACATCTTCCATCGAATAAGTTCAGCAGTCATCCAGTTAAATTCACTTTGTGGATGAATATCACTAATTGGCTGAAAATCCTGAAATGACCGAGTCCAAAATAGATTAGGTGCGTCTTCACAATTATAACGCTTTATTATAAACACCTCCGACTGCTTTGCCTTTACAATTGGAATATAATCATAGGGACCCATAACCAATAATTTAGGATCTATTGATCCATATCCTAATTGTACCTGAAAAAAACCGTTATCCCAGTTTGATAAGTTGAAAACCTTTATTAGTATTTTACTGTTGGATGAGAAAACCGGCAACTCTCCAAAATCAAAAGTAGACACGCGCAATCTTAATTTATGTTTACGCCCATAATTATTCGTAATGTTTAAGGGTTTATTGTAGCCTTTAGGATCTATCTTCCAAATATCAAAGTTATCATTAATTAATACAAAAGAATCATCTTTTAACCAGCCAGAAATTCCGTAAGGAACTTTAAAACTAGGAAAGGTATTATCAGCAAACAGAGGAACAGGCACCTTTGTTGTAATTTTTTTTAACTGGCCAGTATTAACATTATAACTATAATACTGCTTCTCCATCCTATCGGGCCAAATGACATAATTACCACTAGGAGAAAAATTAACATCCGCTGTTTCTATCGATGTTTTACCTTTTACAAGAGTTCTGCTTGTCCCGTCTTTCAAGGAAACAAGCAATACATCTAGTTTATTCAATTGATTCCAGAACTTTTCGTCATTATTTATTTTTTTGAAAACTAATGCGTAATCTCCATTCCCTCCCACACTCAATTTAACATTTCTCGCATCATCTTCACCAGAATTGATAGCCACTAAATTATTCCCTTTAATATCGTATATCGCATTAATATAATTAGAAAAATCGCTTTCATTTAACTGCTCAGTTTGAAGTTTTTTGTCTAAATAATGCCAAACATCCAATTTAACTGAATTCGAGGAAGCCTCTTCAAGAGATTTATCTTCAAAATTTCTTAAGGTAAAAAATAATCGTTTCCCGTTGGGGCTGAATTTGGGTGCAGGGAATGGACTTATGCGTAGTTCAGAATTAATTCCTTTAGTATTTTCTGAAATAAGAGTAACGGCTCTCCGCATTTCATGATTAAGAAACATAATCTTGTAGGTATTTCCCTTTTCCTCATTTCCTTTTACAAAAAAAATCGTTTGATTTCCTTCTCGATCAAAAATTAACCCTTCAACTTTATTGTTGCTCTTAAATATAGTATCTGCTGAAAAATTTGCCATATTTATCCGTCTCAGATAAATTAAAGGGATAGGTACCTTTACTTCTGACTGTAACAATAAAGATGTTCCGGGACCATTAAGATAATAATCAGTAATACCTTGAAAGCTCTTTTCTATTTGTCTGGAAAAGTCTCGAACAATAACCTCCATATCTTTTGTCCGATAAACAATTAGGTTATCAGCAAGCAAAGTTGGAACTTTATAACTTTGTACCCCTCCAATTACTTCTATTGATTTATCAATTAAATTTAGAAAAACGAGGGTATCAGATGGTAAGTGATAAATTAATATTTTATCTCCAAAAATTAGGTTTGCCGTTCTTACGCCCTGGACTTCCTTTTTCCATCCAGTTTCCAATTCATGAATAAACATTGTAAAGGCACCTCTTGCCGCACCGGCAAAGTATATAACTCGCTTTCCGTCCTTTGAAATAATTGAGTTATAAAAAGAAGATTTGTCGCTACCCATCCATCTTCCATAAACAGAATGGTCAATGCTGCGTTTTTGCGCAAGAAGCGGCAAAGCGTAAAAGGAGAAAGTTATGTATAGAATAAGATTTTTCATCTGACGACAAACAATTTGAAAGTTATTTTCATAATAAATTAGGTATAAAATCTAATTCGGTCAAATTATATAATAGCCAGCGAACACATTTTTGTATTACTAATTTGACATCTATTATAAGCTTTTCTAAAGAATCAAGCTAAAGCACATAATTGGCATAGATTACCGAGATATTAAACTAAGTGGCGTTGTACATCACCACCCACAAAAGAAGCCCTAGGACAAGATAGAAAAGCCGTGATTATATTCTTTGTATACATCAATAAAGGTTCTCGCAATTAACGAAATCCAGCGAGAACGATGCCATATAATTTCATCAAAGACATTAACTAACGTTATCTATGTACTTACAGCCAGATGTCGATAAAATTAAGGCCATGTCGGCTCACCCGTTCTCATCTTTTCCAAAGTTTTTTGATACACTAATTTATTTTCTGGATTTGCAATATTCCAGGCTCGCTGTTCCCAAGATATCGCGTCATTCTTTTTTCCTAGTTTATAAAGAATATTCGCATAGGTATCCATATTTGAGTGTTCTTCCTTTCCATTAACAATTAGAGTCTTTTTACTCCACTCCAGCGCTATTTTCAAATCCACAGGATTATCACTATGTTCAAACACTTGCCAAGCAAAATCATTATACCCACTAGTAGTGATGCTAAGAGGATACTTATTAATATAAGTAATTAATGATTCTATATACTCAGGCCATTGGCTTCTTTGTTTATAAAAATCACGTTTAAAGAAACCGACTGTCTTATCTGCAACTAATGCGTTGTACTTTTTCTCAAGCTTATTCTGAATCTTCTGCCAATCAGGAACCCAATTCGTTGAACTTCTTAAAGCAACA
The Niastella koreensis GR20-10 genome window above contains:
- a CDS encoding extracellular catalytic domain type 1 short-chain-length polyhydroxyalkanoate depolymerase, producing the protein MNKQSLLYCVLTFLTLGFTNCKKKTDNPPVTNFHFYDSMQLDGYLRTYLLNLPPNYNDSSNFPLVIALHGLAGSASQMEQDYGLTAKSNSAHFILVYPEGVQSDGILGIRTWNAGTCCDFAMQHSIDDVHFIKQLIAKLTSSYKINPKRIYVTGMSNGAMMTYRLACELSNQLAAIAPVSGTLLTLQPCNAVRAVPVLHIHSAIDTKVPYAGGYGLANYYFPPVDSTLRVWAGIDKCTITPQVITDASLYTQTQYMNCSPNTTVQLYLTKDGGHSWPGGLPASVNADPPSSAFNATDLIWSFFSQYELP
- a CDS encoding PA14 domain-containing protein encodes the protein MQSQFIIACYIVMLVLGFSRPPGPVISCGANAATFTATISSVRSGNWSNAATWGGKVPGPNDAPVIAAGNTVIVDKDVTVSGMHVVGKLIVDPTRAVVISSSKNILVTGQWQMQPAKLSIIQTLRFTGIDEDKMVGSGMDMISSDIGLWVMGAGQLQLQGQRKTSWTNATSSIAAGATSITVKNAGGWLVGDEIIITPTAADARNVDVRTITAIKGNAILLNAATTAHPLINNLWTAEVGNLTRNVRIEGTATGKSHIFIRSSVAQSVQQVAFRYLGPRKDQGGSAVKEQVLGRYGLHFHHCDDGSDGSVIDGCVMRDIDNHAYVPHVSNGITMTHNIAFNCMEAPFWWDLPDATHRTVWAHNLVASPKYLQGAISIDTKGAPTFGTHAFVLSMGDDNRCDSNVVAGQQGLETVNAAYDWEEMPIESAWIFKGNVVHNSDCGIRSWQNNGKNHVLEQTTIYNCKVGVNHGAYVNNYTYNGGYIYNSVFEDHAASGANGVRIENLTLDGGAQIPYPFRMVEGPAKGSRPILLRNCIIKGGTKGAIENASSNLPKSLDVVQCELRGDIHFTPDAGKEEVIRVQPIKGQPYMLTKAGRTAISAFAPLVWGNGEGLKGVYYNGNDYDTAVEARVDPLISFPEWRIPLPGLATGVHYKIKDNKYSIRFTGFVQPQYTEDYTFSAEVAGGVRLWVNDKLLIDRWHDLYTTTHTSPAIKLEAGKKYAIKLEYFNQDDRSALYLFWQSPSQEQELVPQTQLYPR
- a CDS encoding S41 family peptidase encodes the protein MRARLITFIVAVSIFMLSGCSKKDYPGGYIPTDSLGIINKWVLDSMKRYYYWNSSINTSPDYSLNTASFFASLLSVADRFSWISDGSSLQPASNSYFIYGFHYALLQLPAGAGYLGVVTDVSIGSAAANAGFKRGTYFTRVNSEAINSSNLNAITHILKSRLPITLTLADYNGGAVLEGKEINLAPGFAGENAIQYTRTYSANGIVTGYLNYRSFAENNDGQLIQAITKLKAANINELILDLRYNAGGSVASSAKMVALVANSLTANDVYAIYQGNAQEGMHTNTLQQVLNTSGNTSGRQYSTLQSAALSLKRIFILTTGGTTSAAELVVNNTKPYLPVIQIGAATGGKNEASFLIQDQRVPREVYWTMEPTVYKLFNKNKEGNYETGLAPDYAIDELAFLPLADVGAVSDPLIAKAFSLIYGSGPYPAGYANLRQQTQIAVTPVYRSAEEEALRQPARITNR
- a CDS encoding alpha/beta hydrolase, whose translation is MSITAEVVNYATDPSIEVQTKAFLKALNSGDGKPMEKMTPQEARQVLVGAQKSVSVDLSGIDVMEKTITQDGLTVKLYVVRPAGVDKELPAFMFFHGGGWVLGDFPTHQRLVRDLVVHSGMAAVFVEYTPSPEAKYPVAVTEAYVATKWVAENGADINVNGKKLAVVGNSVGGNMAAVVALMCKEKKGPELQFQVLFWPVTDANFDSESFHQFANDRFLTRNMMIWFWDNYTASDTHREDIFVSPLRASLDQLKGLPPALVQTAENDILRDQGEAYARKMNQAGVPVSLIRCQGMIHDYGMLNPLSQIPEVQSLIRYAAEEIKNALK
- a CDS encoding helix-turn-helix domain-containing protein produces the protein MKKQTRAEIDQKKIIKAREIIDAEFYKPITLEYLSRRVGMSPKKLAAEFPKIYYQSIQKYLTTARALTGMQLLLETNLHIYEIAWETGYDVTRPFSIMFKKVTGRAPSIWRKLQQSNPPGTVPYILLNR